A portion of the Scylla paramamosain isolate STU-SP2022 unplaced genomic scaffold, ASM3559412v1 Contig65, whole genome shotgun sequence genome contains these proteins:
- the LOC135098446 gene encoding uncharacterized protein LOC135098446 — MFNQVYKVLAFKGPSTPTDTRTHHQIQEELIDELQNYSIVQVAAGDQHSLALTSWGLLGVNSCDSHTATRKLVKSLARKVTVQLACGANHTLALTADGDKIPWASWHLDTDRGPRREPCPGDLLGWHPLSPAGCCGSPLCCHDPGRLPAVVGVKQAGSTGLYSQG, encoded by the exons ATGTTTAACCAGGTGTACAAGGTGCTGGCTTTCAAGGGCCCCTCCACAcctacagacacacgcacacaccaccagATACAGGAAG AATTAATTGATGAGCTACAGAACTACAGCATCGTTCAGGTGGCAGCCGGAGACCAGCACTCTCTTGCTCTCACCTCCTGGggcctg CTTGGCGTCAACTCCTGCGACAGTCACACCGCCACACGCAAGCTTGTCAAGAGTCTGGCCAGGAAGGTGACAGTGCAGCTGGCCTGTGGCGCCAACCACACCCTTGCCTTGACTGCTG ATGGTGACAAAATACCTTGGGCCAGTTGGCACTTAGACACTGACAGGGGCCCCAGAAGGGAACCCTGCCCTGGTGACCTCCTTGGCTGGCACCCTCTTAGTCCTGCTGGCTGCTGCGGGTCACCACTCTGCTGCCATGACCCAGGCCGGCTACCTGCTGTTGTGGGGGTCAAACAAGCAGGGTCAACTGGGCTATACTCCCAAGGGTGA